A region from the Gemmatimonadota bacterium genome encodes:
- the ccoN gene encoding cytochrome-c oxidase, cbb3-type subunit I, which yields MADAQATGRMETFSYDDDIVRKFLWVTILWGAVGMLVGVIIAIQLAWPALNFAPWHSFGRLRPLHTNAVIFAFAGNAIFTGIYYSTQRLLKARMFSDGLSRAHFWGWQLIIVAAAVTLPLGFTQAKEYAELEWPIDIMIAVVWVIFAINFIGTLVRRRERHIYVAIWFYIASIVTVAILHIFNNLAVPAGLFKSYSLYAGVQDAFMQWWYGHNAVAFFLTTPFLGLMYYFMPKAAEGPVFSYRLSIIHFWTIVFMYIWAGPHHLHYTALPEWASTLGMLFSVMLWAPSWGGMINGLLTLRGGWHKVVDDPILKFLVIAITGYGMSTFEGPMLSVKSVNSLSHYTDWTIAHVHSGALTWNGFLTFAMIYWLAPRLFQTELYSKKLAEWHFWIATVGILLYIVSIYSAGVTQGLMWRAFDETGRLQYPDFVETVARLIPMYWTRVVGGTLYLVGMCVFAWNIWMTWKRRAATYAVTTVQAPALSKEFVPEPLRPGVDVPATAWGRFVAMTFHRAWERTPVVFTVLVAVAVIVASLFEIIPTFLIKSNVPTIASVKPYTPLELAGRDIYIREGCFNCHSQMIRPLRFETERYGEYSKPGESVYDHPFLWGSRRIGPDLAREGGLKSNLWHLRHFENPREINPRSIMPAYPHFATSDIDFPGIQKKIDAMLMLGVPYGDAVNTAPELARQQAREIAADLAATGGPSGMETKEVTAIIAYMQRLGKDIKAAPGVATAAKAGGQP from the coding sequence ATGGCTGACGCGCAAGCCACGGGACGTATGGAGACGTTCTCGTATGACGATGACATCGTCAGGAAATTCCTTTGGGTCACGATCCTGTGGGGCGCGGTCGGGATGTTGGTTGGTGTCATCATCGCCATCCAATTGGCCTGGCCTGCCCTGAACTTCGCCCCTTGGCACTCCTTTGGACGGCTGCGTCCCCTGCACACCAATGCGGTGATCTTCGCGTTCGCCGGAAACGCGATCTTCACCGGCATCTATTACTCCACGCAGCGGCTGCTCAAGGCTCGCATGTTCTCCGACGGGTTGAGCCGCGCGCACTTCTGGGGGTGGCAGCTTATCATCGTAGCGGCGGCCGTTACCCTGCCCCTCGGCTTCACGCAGGCCAAGGAGTACGCCGAACTGGAGTGGCCGATCGACATCATGATCGCCGTGGTCTGGGTGATCTTCGCCATCAACTTCATCGGCACCCTGGTCAGGCGACGCGAACGCCACATCTACGTGGCGATCTGGTTCTACATCGCCTCGATCGTGACCGTCGCGATCCTGCACATCTTCAACAACCTCGCGGTGCCGGCCGGGCTGTTCAAGAGCTACAGCCTGTACGCCGGCGTGCAGGACGCCTTCATGCAGTGGTGGTATGGGCACAACGCCGTGGCGTTCTTCCTCACCACGCCATTCCTCGGCTTGATGTACTACTTCATGCCGAAGGCCGCAGAGGGGCCGGTGTTCAGCTACAGGCTCTCGATCATTCACTTCTGGACGATCGTTTTCATGTACATCTGGGCCGGTCCGCATCACCTCCACTACACGGCATTGCCGGAGTGGGCGTCGACCCTGGGCATGTTGTTCTCGGTGATGTTGTGGGCGCCGAGCTGGGGCGGCATGATCAACGGGCTCCTCACGCTGCGCGGCGGGTGGCACAAGGTGGTGGACGACCCGATCCTCAAGTTCCTGGTCATTGCCATCACCGGGTACGGCATGTCCACGTTCGAGGGGCCGATGCTCTCGGTAAAGAGCGTCAACTCCCTCTCGCACTACACGGACTGGACGATCGCGCACGTGCACTCCGGGGCCTTGACCTGGAACGGCTTCCTGACGTTCGCCATGATCTATTGGCTCGCGCCTCGCCTCTTCCAAACCGAGTTGTACAGCAAGAAGCTGGCAGAGTGGCACTTCTGGATCGCGACCGTTGGCATCCTGCTGTACATCGTGTCTATCTACAGTGCCGGCGTCACGCAGGGGCTCATGTGGCGCGCCTTTGACGAGACGGGTCGTCTGCAGTACCCCGACTTTGTGGAGACCGTCGCCCGCCTGATCCCGATGTACTGGACGCGGGTTGTTGGCGGCACACTGTATTTGGTTGGCATGTGCGTCTTTGCCTGGAACATCTGGATGACGTGGAAGCGCCGTGCGGCGACGTATGCCGTGACGACGGTCCAGGCGCCTGCCCTCTCGAAGGAATTCGTTCCTGAGCCACTCCGACCTGGGGTTGATGTCCCTGCGACGGCGTGGGGGCGGTTTGTCGCCATGACCTTCCACCGGGCGTGGGAGCGCACCCCGGTGGTGTTCACCGTGCTCGTCGCCGTGGCGGTGATTGTCGCGTCACTCTTCGAGATCATCCCGACCTTCCTGATCAAGTCGAACGTCCCGACGATCGCCTCGGTCAAGCCCTATACGCCGCTCGAGCTCGCCGGACGCGACATCTATATCCGTGAAGGGTGCTTCAACTGCCATTCGCAGATGATCCGTCCCTTGCGGTTTGAGACCGAGCGCTACGGCGAGTACTCCAAGCCGGGCGAGTCCGTCTACGACCATCCGTTCCTGTGGGGATCACGTCGCATTGGTCCGGATCTCGCTCGCGAGGGTGGGCTCAAGAGCAACCTGTGGCACCTGCGGCACTTCGAGAACCCGCGGGAGATCAACCCGCGGTCGATCATGCCGGCGTATCCGCACTTCGCGACGAGCGACATCGACTTCCCGGGCATCCAGAAGAAGATCGATGCCATGTTGATGTTGGGCGTCCCCTACGGCGATGCGGTCAACACGGCGCCGGAACTGGCCCGTCAGCAAGCGCGTGAGATCGCGGCGGATCTGGCGGCGACCGGCGGCCCGAGCGGGATGGAGACCAAGGAAGTCACGGCGATCATCGCGTACATGCAGCGTCTCGGAAAGGACATCAAGGCGGCCCCGGGTGTCGCCACAGCGGCGAAGGCCGGGGGGCAACCATGA
- a CDS encoding insulinase family protein, whose protein sequence is MFILRRTFPLVAVLAATALSAQARPTALPMDPAVRVGTLPNGLRYYIRKNSRPEKRLELRLVVNAGSVLEDDDQRGMAHFVEHMLFNGTRRFKKNDIVSYLESIGVRFGADLNAQTGFDETMYILPVPTDKPGLVERAFDILEDWASAATFDSLEVVAERGVVLEEWRGGLGADSRIRDQQFPVIFQGSRYADRLPIGLPEILRGANPAPLKRFYRDWYRPNLMAVVAVGDADPARIERLIRARFGRLRNPARPRPRPATPVPANAAPLVSIATDAEEQVASVGVLFKHAPSRLRTRADYRRSLVEGLYNAMFNARLGELSRRGQAPFSVASSGYGSFVRGTDAYQLNAVAKDGRTREGLLAVLAEARRVREHGFLESELARVRAATLRSYESAFDDRATTESAEFTGEYVDHFLTGEPSPGIDWEFRTVKELLPGIRLDEVNQVGRRLITDSNRVVVLSAPARDSAALPTKDALLSTFAEAERTPVIAWTEEVGEGALVPSRPTPGRITNERTIAAIGVTEWTLSNGIRVLLKPTDFKADEVILRGWSPGGTSLIPDRDLPSAALATTIVERGGVSTFDAIALSKKLAGVQAQASTSIDGESEGVSGAASPKDLATLFELTHARLTAPRRDSAAFAAFRAQVEPFLANRGTSPEAAFSDTIQLTLAQHHPRVQPTNVAFLRQVDFNRAIEIYRDRFADFSDYTFVVVGAFSLAQVRPLVEQWLATLPATNRKETWKDVGVLAPKGELTKVVRKGVEPKAQTLVVYQGPAMFSPAERHALRSLTEYLEMRLLEQLREALGGTYSVSVSGGLQRVPREEFSISIQFGSAPARADSLYAAIQLVIAQTLDGTITDADIAKIREQQQRAQEVSLRENSYWLANLAARVENGEELENILRYSDFIRALTPAQVQQAARRYLSSGNVARFVLLPEPVAK, encoded by the coding sequence ATGTTCATTCTTCGCCGCACGTTCCCGCTCGTCGCGGTGCTCGCCGCGACCGCACTCAGCGCCCAGGCGCGCCCAACGGCGCTCCCCATGGACCCAGCGGTCCGCGTGGGCACGCTGCCCAACGGGCTCCGGTACTACATCCGGAAGAACAGTCGCCCCGAAAAGCGCCTCGAACTCCGCCTCGTCGTCAACGCCGGCTCGGTGCTCGAAGACGACGACCAGCGCGGCATGGCGCACTTTGTCGAGCACATGCTCTTCAACGGCACCCGACGCTTCAAGAAGAACGACATCGTCTCCTACCTCGAGTCGATCGGCGTGCGATTCGGCGCAGACCTCAATGCCCAGACCGGCTTTGATGAGACGATGTACATCCTGCCGGTGCCCACGGACAAACCCGGACTGGTCGAGCGGGCCTTTGACATCCTCGAAGACTGGGCCTCTGCCGCCACCTTCGACTCCCTCGAGGTCGTCGCAGAACGTGGCGTCGTCCTCGAAGAGTGGCGCGGGGGACTCGGCGCGGACTCGCGGATCAGGGACCAGCAATTCCCTGTGATCTTCCAGGGCTCCAGGTACGCCGATCGACTCCCCATCGGGCTGCCGGAGATCCTGCGCGGCGCAAACCCCGCCCCCCTCAAGCGGTTCTATCGCGACTGGTATCGGCCCAACCTCATGGCCGTCGTCGCCGTTGGGGACGCGGACCCCGCGCGCATCGAACGCTTGATCCGCGCCCGCTTCGGCCGATTGCGGAATCCCGCGCGTCCGCGTCCACGTCCCGCGACACCGGTCCCGGCGAACGCGGCCCCACTCGTCTCCATTGCCACGGATGCCGAGGAGCAAGTGGCGAGTGTCGGCGTGTTGTTCAAGCACGCCCCGTCACGCCTGCGCACGCGCGCCGACTATCGGCGCTCGCTCGTCGAGGGGCTCTACAACGCGATGTTCAACGCCAGGCTCGGCGAGCTCTCCCGTCGCGGACAGGCGCCGTTCTCGGTGGCGTCCTCGGGATACGGCAGCTTTGTTCGCGGCACCGATGCCTATCAATTGAATGCGGTGGCCAAGGACGGCCGCACGCGTGAGGGGTTGCTGGCCGTGCTGGCCGAGGCGCGTCGCGTCCGCGAACATGGCTTTCTCGAGAGTGAGTTGGCGCGCGTGCGCGCGGCAACGCTCCGCAGCTACGAGAGTGCGTTCGACGACCGCGCCACGACGGAAAGCGCGGAGTTCACGGGCGAGTACGTCGATCACTTCCTGACGGGCGAACCATCGCCGGGCATCGACTGGGAGTTCCGCACGGTCAAGGAGCTGCTGCCGGGGATCCGCCTCGACGAGGTGAACCAGGTGGGGCGTCGGTTGATCACCGACTCCAACCGCGTGGTTGTCTTGTCTGCGCCGGCGCGAGACAGCGCCGCGCTGCCCACCAAAGACGCCCTGCTGAGCACCTTTGCCGAGGCAGAACGCACCCCCGTGATCGCCTGGACCGAGGAAGTCGGCGAGGGCGCCCTGGTCCCCTCCCGCCCAACCCCCGGACGCATCACCAACGAGCGGACGATCGCGGCGATCGGCGTGACCGAGTGGACGTTGTCCAACGGGATCCGCGTCCTCCTCAAGCCGACCGACTTCAAGGCGGACGAGGTGATCTTGCGCGGATGGAGTCCCGGTGGCACGTCGCTGATCCCGGATCGCGACCTGCCCAGCGCCGCCCTTGCCACGACCATCGTCGAGCGCGGCGGCGTGAGCACCTTCGATGCGATTGCGCTTTCCAAGAAGCTTGCCGGCGTGCAGGCCCAAGCCAGTACTTCTATTGATGGGGAGTCAGAAGGAGTTTCTGGCGCTGCATCGCCCAAGGACCTCGCGACGTTGTTTGAACTCACCCATGCGCGCCTGACCGCGCCGCGCCGCGACTCCGCCGCCTTCGCCGCGTTTCGCGCGCAGGTGGAGCCCTTCCTCGCCAACCGCGGCACCTCTCCCGAGGCGGCCTTCTCGGACACCATCCAGCTGACACTCGCGCAGCACCACCCGCGGGTACAGCCCACCAACGTGGCATTCCTTCGCCAGGTGGACTTCAACCGAGCGATCGAGATCTACCGCGATCGGTTTGCGGACTTCTCGGACTACACCTTCGTGGTGGTCGGGGCGTTCAGCCTCGCCCAGGTGCGGCCCCTGGTGGAGCAGTGGCTGGCCACCTTGCCGGCAACCAATCGCAAGGAGACGTGGAAGGACGTCGGCGTCCTGGCCCCGAAAGGCGAGCTTACCAAGGTGGTCCGCAAGGGAGTGGAGCCCAAGGCGCAAACGTTGGTCGTTTACCAGGGGCCGGCGATGTTCTCCCCGGCCGAGCGACACGCGCTCCGTTCGTTGACCGAGTATCTCGAAATGCGGCTGCTCGAGCAGCTGCGTGAGGCGCTCGGCGGAACGTACTCGGTCTCGGTCTCCGGCGGCCTGCAACGGGTGCCGCGCGAGGAGTTTTCCATCTCGATCCAGTTCGGGTCGGCGCCAGCCCGGGCGGACTCACTGTACGCGGCCATCCAGTTGGTGATCGCTCAAACCCTCGATGGAACGATCACCGACGCAGACATCGCCAAGATCCGTGAGCAGCAGCAGCGCGCGCAGGAAGTGAGCCTTCGCGAGAACAGCTACTGGCTCGCGAACCTGGCCGCCCGTGTCGAGAACGGCGAGGAGCTGGAAAACATCCTCCGGTACAGCGACTTCATCCGGGCGCTCACTCCTGCCCAGGTCCAGCAGGCGGCGCGGCGATACCTGTCCAGCGGAAACGTGGCGCGATTCGTCCTTCTGCCTGAGCCGGTGGCCAAGTAG
- a CDS encoding heavy metal translocating P-type ATPase, with product MTTTVPPPAAAVACSHCALPVAAGDVRDGAEQQFCCAGCATAWEILHEHGLDQYYRLPERRLAAVGASARSYEEFDHPSFRDLHVRGLTGGLSRVVLLLEGIHCASCVWLVERVPLLVPGVTRAELDVRRSLVTIEWDAVATPLSAVARTLAALGYPPHPFVGGARESLRRREDRAALVRIGISGAIAINVMLAALASYTSFFGQGLDASFERFFRWLSLALVIPAMLGPGRVFFRSAWASLRARALHLDLPIAIALGVGFVRGAFNTFRGSGPVYLDGIAVLIFLLLVGRYLQQRWQRAATDASELLHSLTPNGSRVVEGDAIREVPASAITPGMLLDVRAGDTLAADGTIESGRTTLDMAWLTGESRPVAAAVGDEVLAGTINVAAPVRVRVTRAGEETRVARVLQQVEESAQRRAPVVLLANRLAGVFVAAVLTLSVVTWALWRTSDPNAAIDNAIALLIVTCPCALAMATPLSVTVALGRAARRGIFVKGGDALQVLAGHGTMLLDKTGTLTEGRSALVSWDGPDDVRPMILALEQGSLHPIAAGFRAAWHGVAPAVLSSVEHTSGGGIAGVVEGHDVAIGSPAFVDAAISEALRSPTYASRRKPGPSVVPSDASQRALGAGVVAVAPSLTPVHIAIDGQLVGTAGFGDPVRVDSRAAVAALVARGWSVGMLSGDAPSVCESVGSQVGIPSDRVRGGATPELKAAAVTTARTRGEVVMVGDGVNDAAAMATASVGIAVHGGAEAALASSDAYLTRPGLQPLVEVVDGARRTMRVVKRNIAFSLAYNVAGIGLAMTGQLDPVVAALMMPLSSLTVVAGAWYGRTFDREAPRP from the coding sequence GTGACGACCACCGTCCCTCCCCCTGCGGCCGCCGTCGCCTGCTCCCACTGCGCCCTCCCCGTCGCCGCCGGCGACGTCCGGGACGGCGCCGAGCAACAGTTCTGTTGCGCCGGCTGTGCGACCGCGTGGGAGATTTTGCACGAGCACGGGCTGGACCAGTACTATCGCCTGCCCGAGCGGCGGTTGGCTGCCGTCGGCGCGAGTGCGCGCAGCTACGAGGAGTTTGACCACCCGAGCTTCCGTGACCTGCACGTGCGCGGACTCACCGGGGGACTCTCCCGCGTGGTGCTGCTGCTCGAGGGGATTCATTGCGCGTCCTGCGTCTGGCTGGTGGAGCGGGTCCCGCTCCTGGTCCCTGGTGTTACGCGCGCCGAACTCGATGTGCGCCGTTCCCTGGTGACGATCGAGTGGGATGCCGTGGCGACCCCACTGTCGGCGGTCGCGCGTACGCTGGCCGCCCTTGGCTACCCGCCCCATCCCTTTGTCGGCGGGGCGCGTGAGTCCCTGCGCCGCCGGGAGGATCGCGCCGCCCTCGTTCGGATTGGGATCTCCGGCGCCATCGCGATCAACGTGATGCTCGCGGCGCTCGCCTCGTATACGAGCTTCTTCGGGCAGGGGCTGGACGCCTCCTTCGAGCGCTTCTTCCGCTGGCTCTCGCTCGCGCTGGTCATCCCGGCGATGCTCGGCCCCGGCCGGGTGTTCTTCCGGAGTGCGTGGGCCTCGCTCCGAGCGCGCGCCCTGCACCTCGACCTCCCGATCGCCATCGCGTTAGGCGTCGGCTTCGTGCGCGGTGCGTTCAATACGTTTCGAGGGAGTGGTCCGGTGTACTTGGACGGCATCGCCGTCCTGATTTTCCTCTTGCTCGTGGGGCGTTACCTCCAGCAACGCTGGCAACGCGCCGCGACGGATGCGTCCGAGTTGCTGCACTCCCTCACTCCGAACGGCTCCCGGGTCGTCGAGGGAGACGCGATCCGCGAGGTCCCCGCCAGCGCAATTACCCCAGGGATGTTGCTCGACGTGCGAGCCGGCGACACGCTGGCGGCCGACGGTACGATCGAGTCCGGGCGCACCACGCTCGACATGGCATGGCTCACCGGCGAGTCGCGTCCCGTCGCGGCTGCGGTGGGTGATGAAGTCCTCGCGGGGACCATCAACGTCGCCGCGCCCGTACGCGTGCGCGTCACGCGCGCAGGGGAGGAAACACGGGTCGCGCGGGTACTCCAACAAGTCGAGGAAAGCGCCCAGCGCCGCGCCCCGGTGGTGTTGCTGGCCAATCGGCTGGCAGGGGTGTTCGTGGCCGCGGTCCTCACCCTCTCGGTGGTCACCTGGGCGCTCTGGCGCACGAGTGACCCCAACGCCGCGATCGACAACGCGATCGCCCTGCTGATCGTCACCTGCCCGTGCGCGCTGGCGATGGCGACCCCGCTGAGCGTCACCGTCGCCCTGGGGCGCGCCGCCCGGCGGGGGATCTTCGTGAAGGGCGGCGATGCCCTGCAGGTGCTCGCGGGCCACGGCACAATGCTCTTGGACAAGACCGGCACACTGACCGAGGGTCGCAGTGCCTTAGTATCATGGGACGGGCCTGATGATGTCCGGCCGATGATCCTCGCGCTGGAGCAGGGGTCATTGCATCCCATAGCCGCCGGGTTCCGCGCGGCGTGGCACGGTGTGGCCCCTGCAGTTCTGTCCTCGGTGGAGCACACGTCCGGAGGTGGGATCGCCGGCGTCGTCGAGGGACATGACGTGGCCATTGGCTCACCGGCGTTTGTCGATGCCGCGATCTCTGAGGCGCTACGATCCCCCACTTATGCGTCCCGGCGAAAGCCGGGACCCAGTGTCGTTCCCTCCGACGCGTCCCAGCGAGCGCTGGGAGCTGGTGTCGTTGCCGTCGCTCCCTCCCTCACCCCAGTACACATTGCCATTGACGGCCAGCTGGTTGGCACGGCCGGCTTTGGCGACCCGGTGCGAGTCGACTCCCGGGCGGCGGTGGCCGCCCTCGTAGCCCGTGGGTGGTCCGTCGGCATGCTCTCCGGCGACGCGCCCTCCGTGTGTGAGTCGGTGGGGTCACAGGTCGGGATCCCGTCGGACCGCGTGCGCGGCGGCGCAACACCTGAACTCAAGGCGGCGGCTGTGACCACAGCCAGGACGCGCGGCGAGGTCGTGATGGTGGGTGACGGGGTGAACGACGCTGCCGCGATGGCCACTGCGTCGGTCGGCATTGCGGTACACGGCGGCGCCGAGGCCGCGCTCGCGTCGTCGGACGCCTACCTGACGCGTCCCGGGCTGCAGCCGCTCGTCGAGGTCGTCGACGGCGCTCGTCGCACGATGCGGGTCGTCAAGCGCAACATCGCCTTCTCGCTGGCGTACAACGTCGCGGGCATCGGGCTCGCGATGACAGGGCAGCTCGATCCCGTGGTAGCCGCGCTGATGATGCCCCTGAGTTCACTGACCGTGGTGGCCGGGGCCTGGTACGGCCGAACGTTTGACCGGGAGGCGCCGCGTCCATGA
- a CDS encoding sulfite exporter TauE/SafE family protein: protein MPPLIPIFIASLLGSAHCAAMCGGFVCLYAGEERGPLSHVAYNGGRLVSYLIVGTLAGLLGAGVENAALLVGISRGAAILSGALLLAWGTTLLLKALGIRVPLGTTRFGQRLLAPLLARTRDASPTVRAGTIGVLSALLPCGWLYAFAVTAAGTGSVPGALVVMATFWAGTLPAMATVGLGLQRLAGPLRPRLPMVTAVVVMLIGALSISGRLATSLHTGHTAAAPAHAHR from the coding sequence ATGCCCCCCCTCATCCCCATCTTCATCGCGAGCCTGCTCGGCTCCGCGCACTGTGCGGCGATGTGCGGGGGATTTGTGTGCCTGTATGCCGGTGAAGAGCGGGGGCCGTTGTCACACGTGGCCTACAACGGCGGACGTCTCGTCTCGTACCTGATCGTCGGGACCCTTGCCGGCCTCCTCGGCGCCGGGGTCGAGAACGCGGCGCTCCTCGTCGGCATCTCCCGCGGCGCCGCGATCCTCTCCGGTGCATTGCTCCTCGCCTGGGGCACCACGCTCCTGCTCAAGGCACTCGGCATACGAGTGCCGTTAGGCACCACGCGGTTCGGCCAGCGGCTGCTCGCTCCCCTGCTCGCCCGCACCCGTGACGCCTCGCCCACGGTGCGAGCTGGAACGATTGGCGTCCTGTCCGCCCTGCTCCCGTGTGGATGGCTGTACGCCTTCGCCGTCACTGCCGCTGGCACCGGGTCGGTCCCCGGAGCGCTCGTGGTGATGGCCACGTTCTGGGCTGGCACCCTCCCCGCCATGGCCACCGTCGGACTCGGCCTGCAGCGCCTGGCCGGACCTCTGCGCCCGCGCCTCCCGATGGTAACCGCCGTAGTCGTGATGCTCATCGGTGCCCTCTCGATCAGCGGCCGGCTCGCAACGTCCCTGCACACCGGCCACACGGCGGCCGCCCCAGCGCACGCCCACCGATGA
- a CDS encoding FixH family protein, with product MTTTTVRPTGAHPGDQGQASFARRYGWPIGVAMALLLSAGANILVMFIAKADPAFAVEPDYYQKAVTWDATMAQARTNASLGWAASGALTLAAPGTPGRVSVSLVGAGGTPLTDAIVSVEAMHNARASQRYEAVLTAVGAGRYAAALDAHRPGEWEVRVRATRGDERFTQSLRIQAR from the coding sequence GTGACCACGACCACTGTCCGTCCCACGGGCGCCCACCCAGGCGACCAGGGCCAGGCGTCCTTTGCCCGCCGGTATGGCTGGCCCATCGGCGTTGCCATGGCCCTGCTGCTGTCGGCCGGAGCGAACATCCTCGTGATGTTCATCGCCAAGGCGGATCCCGCCTTTGCCGTCGAGCCAGACTACTACCAGAAGGCCGTGACGTGGGACGCCACGATGGCGCAGGCCCGGACGAATGCCTCGTTAGGCTGGGCCGCCAGCGGCGCGTTGACCCTCGCCGCACCCGGCACCCCGGGCCGCGTGTCGGTATCGCTGGTCGGCGCCGGAGGGACGCCCCTCACGGACGCCATCGTATCGGTGGAAGCCATGCACAATGCACGCGCGTCCCAGCGCTATGAAGCCGTGCTCACGGCCGTGGGGGCTGGTCGATACGCCGCCGCCCTCGACGCGCACCGTCCCGGCGAGTGGGAAGTCCGCGTGCGTGCCACTCGGGGCGATGAGCGCTTCACCCAGTCGCTTCGGATACAGGCGCGCTAG
- a CDS encoding cbb3-type cytochrome c oxidase subunit 3 — protein MSLTELMSAANLDRYAQVALIAFMAAFGAIVWRTFSRRNRARYEDADRMLPLKDD, from the coding sequence ATGAGCCTCACCGAACTGATGAGCGCGGCCAACCTCGACCGGTACGCCCAGGTCGCGCTCATCGCGTTCATGGCCGCCTTCGGGGCGATTGTCTGGCGGACGTTCTCCCGCCGCAATCGGGCGCGGTACGAAGACGCCGATCGCATGCTGCCGCTGAAGGACGACTAG
- the ccoG gene encoding cytochrome c oxidase accessory protein CcoG, producing the protein MNEDGSRRWIRPKPSDGNWFTRRRAVAYVLMIVYLAIPHLRMNGKPIILLDAPHREFTFFGYTFLPTDTLLFMLLLGILILLVFTFTALFGRVWCGWGCPQTVWMEYLFRPLERLIEGGRVGSMNIDKSGGHLHPRRLLKYAVYFVLALVLAHTFLAYFVGVDALKVWVTRSPIEHPSSFAIMGVTSVLVFLDFAYFREQTCTIACPYGRWQSVLLDKSSLIVAYDYNRGEPRMKGKDRTGAGACIDCGACVQTCPTGIDIRDGLQMECIHCTQCIDACDQIMDSVHQPRGLIRYTSREILSGDAKHVIRPRTVAYPVALAALIGIFSWQLSTKDTADITLLRSLDAPFIEEADGRIRNQVRLRIANRSGTERRYDIRVAGVDGGQVIIPVNPLSVRNNHTETTSLFVLLPREAFTNGQHELKLTISDGAEYTQEFSYQLLGPNSGSPQPTPK; encoded by the coding sequence ATGAACGAGGACGGATCCCGGCGGTGGATCCGTCCCAAGCCGAGCGACGGCAACTGGTTCACCCGCCGCCGTGCCGTCGCATATGTGCTGATGATCGTGTACCTCGCGATCCCGCACCTGCGGATGAACGGGAAGCCGATCATCCTGCTCGACGCGCCGCACCGTGAGTTCACGTTCTTCGGCTACACGTTTCTGCCGACGGACACCCTGCTCTTCATGCTGTTGCTCGGGATCCTGATCCTCCTGGTGTTCACCTTCACGGCGTTGTTTGGGCGCGTGTGGTGTGGCTGGGGATGCCCGCAGACGGTCTGGATGGAGTACCTCTTTCGCCCGCTGGAGCGCCTGATCGAAGGGGGCCGCGTCGGGTCGATGAACATCGACAAATCGGGTGGCCACCTGCATCCGAGGCGCCTCCTCAAGTACGCGGTGTACTTCGTGCTGGCTCTGGTCCTCGCGCACACATTCCTCGCGTACTTCGTCGGGGTGGACGCGCTCAAGGTCTGGGTGACCCGCTCGCCGATCGAGCACCCGTCGTCGTTCGCCATCATGGGCGTCACGAGCGTCCTGGTCTTCCTCGACTTCGCGTACTTCCGCGAGCAGACCTGCACCATCGCCTGCCCGTACGGACGCTGGCAGTCGGTCCTGCTCGACAAGTCATCCCTCATCGTCGCCTACGACTACAACCGCGGTGAGCCGCGGATGAAGGGGAAGGACCGCACCGGCGCGGGGGCCTGCATCGATTGCGGCGCCTGCGTGCAGACCTGCCCCACGGGGATCGACATCCGGGACGGCCTGCAGATGGAGTGCATCCACTGCACGCAGTGCATCGATGCCTGCGACCAGATCATGGACTCGGTGCACCAGCCACGTGGCCTCATCCGGTACACCTCGCGCGAGATCCTCAGCGGCGACGCCAAGCATGTCATCCGCCCGCGGACCGTCGCGTACCCGGTAGCGCTCGCGGCACTCATCGGCATCTTCAGCTGGCAGCTCAGCACCAAGGACACCGCCGACATCACCCTGCTCCGCTCTCTCGATGCCCCGTTCATCGAGGAAGCCGACGGCCGCATTCGCAACCAGGTGCGCCTGCGGATCGCCAACCGCTCGGGCACGGAGCGGCGGTACGACATTCGCGTGGCCGGCGTCGACGGCGGCCAGGTCATCATCCCGGTCAATCCACTGTCCGTCAGGAACAACCACACCGAGACGACGAGCCTCTTCGTTCTCCTCCCCCGGGAGGCCTTCACCAACGGGCAACACGAACTCAAGCTCACCATTTCCGACGGGGCAGAGTACACGCAGGAGTTCTCCTACCAGCTCCTTGGCCCAAACTCGGGTTCCCCTCAACCCACGCCCAAGTGA
- a CDS encoding c-type cytochrome — protein MADNNRLIEHQYDGIQEYDNPLPRWWVILFWATIVFSVLYTFNIGVGSGPERIAQYEAEVAAAKAAAPPPVEFSSPDELAAMATNAQVIEAGKAVYTVNCVSCHKADGGGMIGPNLTDNAWIHGGTLMEMHKTITEGVIAKGMPPWGTLLKPDQIDAVTVYVNSMRNTNVPGGKAAEGTVVP, from the coding sequence ATGGCCGACAATAATCGTCTCATCGAACACCAGTACGACGGCATTCAGGAGTACGACAACCCCCTCCCGCGTTGGTGGGTGATCCTCTTCTGGGCCACGATCGTCTTTTCGGTCCTGTACACCTTCAACATTGGCGTCGGCAGCGGCCCTGAGCGCATCGCCCAATACGAGGCCGAGGTCGCCGCTGCGAAGGCAGCGGCCCCCCCGCCCGTGGAATTCAGCTCGCCAGACGAACTCGCCGCGATGGCGACAAACGCACAGGTGATCGAGGCCGGCAAGGCGGTCTATACGGTGAACTGCGTATCGTGCCACAAGGCGGATGGCGGCGGGATGATCGGGCCCAACCTCACGGACAACGCCTGGATTCACGGCGGCACCCTGATGGAGATGCACAAGACGATCACCGAAGGGGTCATCGCCAAGGGGATGCCCCCTTGGGGCACGCTGCTCAAGCCCGATCAGATCGACGCGGTGACGGTGTACGTGAACTCGATGCGGAACACCAACGTCCCCGGCGGGAAGGCCGCCGAAGGCACTGTCGTCCCGTGA